In Kitasatospora sp. NA04385, a single genomic region encodes these proteins:
- the thpR gene encoding RNA 2',3'-cyclic phosphodiesterase, whose translation MRLFVAVNPPPPAKLELTEAAAPLRELPGADGLRWTEPAGWHLTLAFLGEVPADEVPGLEHALARVAGEHPAHRLRLAGGGTFGERALWAGVEGDVRVLRALAATVQRALGATDEERGFHPHLTLARAGTIRRRGAGGPADLRAMAAALRGFRGTEWPARRIQLMRSETGYGPARYTALEGWPLGT comes from the coding sequence ATGAGGCTCTTCGTCGCGGTGAACCCTCCGCCCCCCGCCAAGCTCGAACTCACCGAGGCCGCCGCGCCGCTGCGCGAACTGCCCGGCGCGGACGGGCTGCGCTGGACCGAGCCCGCCGGGTGGCACCTCACCCTGGCGTTCCTCGGCGAGGTGCCGGCCGACGAGGTGCCCGGGCTGGAGCACGCGCTGGCCCGGGTCGCGGGCGAGCACCCGGCGCACCGGCTGCGGCTGGCCGGCGGCGGCACCTTCGGCGAACGGGCCCTGTGGGCGGGCGTCGAGGGGGACGTCCGGGTCCTGCGCGCGCTGGCCGCGACCGTGCAGCGGGCCCTGGGCGCGACCGACGAGGAGCGCGGCTTCCACCCGCACCTGACCCTCGCCCGGGCCGGTACCATCCGGCGGCGCGGCGCGGGCGGCCCGGCCGACCTGCGGGCGATGGCGGCCGCGCTGCGGGGCTTCCGGGGCACCGAGTGGCCGGCCCGGCGGATCCAGCTGATGCGCAGCGAGACCGGCTACGGACCGGCCCGGTACACGGCGCTGGAGGGGTGGCCGCTGGGCACCTGA
- a CDS encoding glycoside hydrolase family 35 protein, whose product MLTYDSNGFRLDGRPLRILSGAVHYFRSRPEQWPDRLAAARAMGLNTVETYVPWNLHEPAPGRRTRLDELGAFLDEAHRQGLWTIVRPGPYICAEWDNGGLPGWLTARVGRRARTSDPEFLAAVDAHFDALLPQVVERQWGRPGGSVLMVQVENEYGAFGSDGAYLAHLARGLRERGVTVPLFTSDGPEDHMLAAGTVPGVLATVNFGSDPEGAFAALRRHRPEDPPFCMEFWNGWFDQWGEPHHTRDADDAADALRGILAAGGSVNLYMAHGGTNFGTTAGANHADPPFNSTDWTHSPYQPTTTSYDYDAPLDERGLPTAKFDAFRRVIAEFAADHPDQARYLDARTPEPPAPAPVLAAREVLLDEYAELPFGPAVASPVPPLFEELGLEHGLVRYTATVPALSPELPLTVEGLRDRASLWVDGKPVAALERGVAAEPVTAGGGARVRLLVESLGRVNYGPLTGETKGVTGVRHERQYLHGWQAEPLALDPLPDTAGWGPGTPAPETLARGTLHLDAPGDTHLAVPEGHHGYLWVNGFLLGRYDARGPQTTLYCPGPLLRPGPNTLTVLELGPTGPSRVQLREAPDFGG is encoded by the coding sequence ATGCTCACCTACGACTCGAACGGCTTCCGCCTCGACGGCCGGCCGCTGCGCATCCTGTCCGGCGCGGTGCACTACTTCCGCAGCCGCCCCGAGCAGTGGCCCGACCGGCTCGCGGCGGCCCGCGCGATGGGGCTGAACACGGTGGAGACGTACGTGCCGTGGAACCTGCACGAGCCCGCGCCGGGGCGCCGCACCCGGCTCGACGAGCTCGGCGCGTTCCTCGACGAGGCGCACCGCCAGGGCCTGTGGACGATCGTCCGGCCCGGGCCGTACATCTGCGCCGAGTGGGACAACGGCGGCCTGCCCGGCTGGCTCACCGCCCGGGTCGGCCGCCGGGCCCGCACCAGCGACCCCGAGTTCCTGGCCGCCGTCGACGCCCACTTCGACGCGCTGCTCCCCCAGGTCGTCGAGCGCCAGTGGGGCCGGCCCGGCGGGAGCGTCCTGATGGTGCAGGTCGAGAACGAGTACGGGGCCTTCGGCAGCGACGGCGCCTACCTCGCCCACCTGGCCCGCGGCCTGCGCGAGCGCGGCGTCACCGTCCCGCTGTTCACCTCCGACGGCCCCGAGGACCACATGCTCGCCGCCGGCACCGTCCCCGGCGTGCTGGCCACCGTCAACTTCGGCTCCGACCCCGAGGGCGCCTTCGCCGCCCTGCGCCGCCACCGCCCCGAGGACCCGCCGTTCTGCATGGAGTTCTGGAACGGCTGGTTCGACCAGTGGGGCGAGCCGCACCACACCCGCGACGCCGACGACGCCGCCGACGCCCTGCGCGGCATCCTGGCGGCCGGCGGCTCCGTCAACCTGTACATGGCCCACGGCGGCACCAACTTCGGCACCACCGCCGGCGCCAACCACGCCGACCCGCCGTTCAACTCCACCGACTGGACGCACTCCCCGTACCAGCCCACCACCACCTCCTACGACTACGACGCCCCCCTCGACGAACGCGGCCTGCCCACCGCCAAGTTCGACGCCTTCCGGCGGGTCATCGCCGAGTTCGCCGCCGACCACCCCGACCAGGCCCGCTACCTCGACGCCCGCACCCCCGAACCGCCCGCCCCCGCCCCGGTGCTGGCCGCCCGCGAGGTGCTCCTCGACGAGTACGCCGAGCTGCCGTTCGGGCCCGCCGTCGCCTCGCCGGTGCCACCGCTGTTCGAGGAACTCGGCCTGGAGCACGGCCTGGTCCGCTACACCGCGACGGTGCCCGCGCTCAGCCCCGAACTCCCGCTCACCGTCGAGGGGCTGCGCGACCGGGCGAGCCTGTGGGTGGACGGCAAGCCCGTCGCCGCGCTCGAACGGGGCGTCGCCGCCGAACCCGTCACCGCCGGCGGCGGCGCGCGGGTCCGGCTGCTGGTCGAGTCGCTCGGCCGGGTCAACTACGGGCCGCTGACCGGCGAGACCAAGGGCGTCACCGGCGTCCGCCACGAACGCCAGTACCTGCACGGCTGGCAGGCCGAACCGCTGGCCCTCGACCCGCTCCCCGACACCGCCGGGTGGGGCCCCGGCACCCCCGCCCCCGAGACGCTCGCCCGCGGCACCCTGCACCTCGACGCCCCCGGCGACACCCACCTCGCCGTCCCCGAGGGCCACCACGGCTACCTCTGGGTCAACGGCTTCCTCCTCGGCCGCTACGACGCCAGGGGTCCGCAGACCACCCTCTACTGCCCCGGCCCCCTGCTCCGCCCCGGCCCCAACACCCTCACCGTCCTCGAACTCGGCCCCACCGGCCCGTCCCGGGTCCAGCTCCGCGAGGCGCCCGACTTCGGCGGGTGA
- a CDS encoding ScbR family autoregulator-binding transcription factor yields MTKQERGIRSRRAILEAAAEVFDLRGYDAAGTNEILARTGLTRGALYHHFPSKEAIALAVLEAHGEGLAVPEHSSRLQSVIDLGFAFADRLRTDAVLRAAVRLAVEQTSLPRPTDTPYEQSRAVVRALLTEAAAQGETLPGLDLDEAADVIIAAFTGVRVMSQVYTARADLPQRLTALWRMLLPGIAGPGMIGRLRTTPPPPDGAAGSATSA; encoded by the coding sequence ATGACGAAGCAGGAACGCGGCATCCGCTCGCGGCGGGCCATCCTGGAGGCCGCCGCCGAGGTCTTCGACCTGCGCGGCTACGACGCCGCCGGCACCAACGAGATCCTCGCCCGCACCGGCCTGACCAGGGGCGCGCTCTACCACCACTTCCCGTCCAAGGAGGCCATCGCGCTCGCCGTCCTGGAGGCCCACGGCGAGGGGCTCGCCGTCCCCGAGCACTCCAGCCGCCTGCAGTCCGTCATCGACCTGGGCTTCGCCTTCGCCGACCGGCTGCGCACCGACGCCGTCCTGCGCGCCGCCGTCCGGCTCGCCGTCGAGCAGACCTCGCTGCCCCGGCCCACCGACACCCCGTACGAGCAGTCCCGCGCCGTGGTGCGCGCCCTGCTCACCGAGGCCGCCGCCCAGGGCGAGACGCTCCCCGGCCTCGACCTCGACGAGGCCGCCGACGTGATCATCGCCGCGTTCACCGGCGTCCGGGTGATGTCCCAGGTCTACACCGCCCGGGCCGACCTGCCCCAGCGCCTCACCGCCCTGTGGCGGATGCTCCTGCCCGGCATCGCCGGGCCCGGCATGATCGGCCGTCTGCGCACCACCCCGCCGCCGCCGGACGGGGCCGCCGGGTCCGCTACTTCTGCGTGA
- the serC gene encoding phosphoserine transaminase, whose product MAQIQIPADNLPNDGRFGCGPSKVRPEALSALAATGTSLLGTSHRQAPVKNIVKRVRQGVAELFSLPEGYEVVLGNGGSTAFWDIAAFGLVREKSQHLDFGEFSSKFASSVKAAPWLAEPTVIKTAPGTHPLPVAEAGVDVYGLTHNETSTGVAMPIRRPEGADAGSLVLVDATSGAGGLPVDIRETDVYYFAPQKSFASEGGLWLATFSPAALERAAEIAGSGRYVPPFFDLPTAIDNSSKDQTYNTPAITTLFLLADQLEWLNGNGGLEWAVARTAESSSILYSWAEKSSFAQPFVAKPEERSQVVGTIDFDDSVDAAAVAKALRANGIVDTEPYRKLGRNQLRIAMFPAVDPADVEKLTGAIDYVVEHLND is encoded by the coding sequence GTGGCTCAGATTCAGATCCCCGCCGACAATCTGCCCAACGACGGCCGCTTCGGCTGCGGCCCCTCCAAGGTGCGCCCCGAGGCCCTGAGTGCCCTCGCCGCCACCGGAACCTCCCTGCTGGGCACCTCCCACCGCCAGGCCCCGGTGAAGAACATCGTCAAGCGCGTCCGCCAGGGCGTCGCCGAGCTGTTCTCGCTGCCGGAGGGCTACGAGGTCGTGCTCGGCAACGGCGGCTCCACCGCGTTCTGGGACATCGCCGCCTTCGGCCTGGTGCGCGAGAAGTCGCAGCACCTGGACTTCGGCGAGTTCTCCTCCAAGTTCGCCTCCTCCGTAAAGGCCGCCCCGTGGCTGGCCGAGCCGACGGTGATCAAGACCGCCCCGGGCACCCACCCGCTGCCGGTCGCCGAGGCGGGTGTGGACGTCTACGGCCTCACCCACAACGAGACCTCCACCGGTGTCGCGATGCCGATCCGCCGCCCCGAGGGCGCGGACGCCGGCTCGCTGGTCCTGGTCGACGCCACCTCCGGCGCCGGCGGCCTGCCGGTCGACATCCGCGAGACGGACGTCTACTACTTCGCCCCGCAGAAGTCCTTCGCCTCCGAGGGCGGCCTCTGGCTGGCCACCTTCTCGCCGGCCGCGCTGGAGCGCGCCGCGGAGATCGCCGGCTCCGGCCGGTACGTCCCGCCGTTCTTCGACCTGCCGACCGCGATCGACAACTCGTCGAAGGACCAGACGTACAACACCCCGGCGATCACCACCCTCTTCCTGCTGGCCGACCAGCTGGAGTGGCTGAACGGCAACGGCGGCCTGGAGTGGGCGGTGGCCCGCACCGCGGAGTCCTCCTCGATCCTGTACTCCTGGGCCGAGAAGTCCTCCTTCGCGCAGCCGTTCGTGGCCAAGCCGGAGGAGCGCTCGCAGGTCGTCGGCACCATCGACTTCGACGACTCGGTCGACGCCGCCGCGGTCGCCAAGGCACTGCGTGCCAACGGCATCGTGGACACCGAGCCGTACCGCAAGCTGGGCCGCAACCAGCTGCGCATCGCGATGTTCCCGGCGGTCGACCCGGCGGACGTCGAGAAGCTCACCGGCGCCATCGACTACGTGGTCGAGCACCTGAACGACTGA
- a CDS encoding citrate synthase 2, which produces MSDFVPGLEGVVAFESEIAEPDREGGALRYRGVDIEDLVGQVSFGHVWGLLVDGRFAPGLPAAEPFPIPVHSGDIRVDVQSALAMLAPVWGLKPLLDISAEQARDDLARAAVMALSYVAQSARGQGLPMVPQREIDKAETIVERFMIRWRGEPDPKHVKAVDAYWTSAAEHGMNASTFTARVIASTGADVAAALSGAVGAMSGPLHGGAPSRVLGMIEEIERTGDAAGYVRKALDKGERLMGFGHRVYRAEDPRARVLRRTAKELGAPRYEIAEALEKAALEELHNRRPDRVLATNVEFWAAIMLDFAEVPAHMFTSMFTCARTAGWSAHILEQKRTGRLVRPAARYIGPGSRKPQEIEGWDQIGG; this is translated from the coding sequence ATGTCGGATTTCGTACCCGGCCTTGAGGGTGTAGTCGCCTTCGAGAGCGAGATCGCCGAGCCCGACCGCGAGGGCGGGGCGCTGCGCTACCGCGGGGTGGACATCGAGGACCTGGTCGGCCAGGTCTCCTTCGGCCACGTCTGGGGCCTGCTGGTGGACGGCAGGTTCGCCCCCGGCCTGCCGGCCGCCGAGCCGTTCCCGATCCCGGTCCACTCCGGCGACATCCGGGTCGACGTGCAGTCCGCCCTCGCCATGCTCGCCCCGGTCTGGGGCCTCAAGCCGCTGCTGGACATCTCCGCCGAGCAGGCCCGCGACGACCTCGCCCGGGCCGCCGTGATGGCGCTGTCGTACGTGGCCCAGTCGGCCCGCGGCCAGGGCCTGCCGATGGTCCCGCAGCGCGAGATCGACAAGGCGGAGACGATCGTCGAGCGGTTCATGATCCGCTGGCGCGGCGAGCCGGACCCGAAGCACGTCAAGGCCGTCGACGCGTACTGGACCTCGGCCGCCGAGCACGGCATGAACGCCTCCACCTTCACCGCCCGGGTGATCGCCTCCACCGGCGCGGACGTCGCGGCGGCGCTGTCCGGCGCGGTCGGCGCGATGTCCGGCCCGCTGCACGGCGGCGCGCCCTCCCGCGTCCTCGGCATGATCGAGGAGATCGAGCGCACCGGCGACGCGGCCGGCTACGTGCGCAAGGCCCTGGACAAGGGCGAGCGCCTGATGGGCTTCGGCCACCGGGTCTACCGCGCCGAGGACCCGCGCGCCCGGGTGCTGCGCCGCACCGCCAAGGAGCTCGGCGCACCGCGCTACGAGATCGCCGAGGCGCTGGAGAAGGCCGCGCTGGAGGAGCTGCACAACCGCCGCCCGGACCGGGTGCTGGCCACCAACGTCGAGTTCTGGGCCGCCATCATGCTGGACTTCGCCGAGGTCCCGGCGCACATGTTCACCTCGATGTTCACCTGCGCCCGCACCGCCGGCTGGTCGGCGCACATCCTGGAGCAGAAGCGCACCGGCCGGCTGGTCCGCCCGGCCGCCCGCTACATCGGCCCGGGCTCGCGCAAGCCGCAGGAGATCGAGGGCTGGGACCAGATCGGCGGCTGA
- the pdxH gene encoding pyridoxamine 5'-phosphate oxidase, translated as MREHYQHEGLAEGLLADDPYQQFTRWFHEAGAAGVPEPNAMVLSTADAEGLPSARTVLLKAYDRRGFVFFTNYGSRKGADLAANPNAALLFPWITLARQVIVTGGVEKVGRDETAAYFRTRPHGSQLGAWASEQSSPVADREVLERRYADLAARYPEGEGVPVPPFWGGYRVVPRTVEFWQGRENRLHDRLRYVATAEGWRVERLCP; from the coding sequence ATGCGCGAGCACTACCAGCACGAGGGGCTCGCCGAGGGCCTGCTCGCCGACGACCCCTACCAGCAGTTCACCCGCTGGTTCCACGAGGCGGGCGCGGCGGGCGTGCCCGAGCCCAACGCGATGGTGCTCTCCACCGCCGACGCCGAGGGGCTGCCCTCCGCGCGCACCGTCCTGCTCAAGGCCTACGACCGGCGCGGCTTCGTGTTCTTCACCAACTACGGCTCCCGCAAGGGCGCCGACCTGGCGGCCAACCCGAACGCCGCGCTGCTCTTCCCGTGGATCACGCTGGCCCGCCAGGTCATCGTCACCGGCGGGGTGGAGAAGGTCGGCCGCGACGAGACCGCCGCCTACTTCCGCACCCGCCCGCACGGCTCCCAGCTCGGTGCCTGGGCCAGCGAGCAGTCCAGCCCGGTGGCCGACCGCGAGGTGCTGGAACGGCGCTACGCCGACCTCGCCGCCAGGTACCCGGAGGGCGAGGGCGTCCCCGTCCCGCCGTTCTGGGGCGGCTACCGGGTCGTCCCGCGCACCGTCGAGTTCTGGCAGGGCCGGGAGAACCGGCTGCACGACCGCCTGCGCTACGTCGCCACCGCCGAGGGGTGGCGGGTCGAGCGGCTCTGTCCCTGA
- the fxsA gene encoding FxSxx-COOH cyclophane-containing RiPP peptide, translating into MVAATKPADSARAEESVPSLAALAALGAEELAAGLHRALPGGESGQVAVAAFNSSI; encoded by the coding sequence ATGGTCGCCGCCACCAAGCCCGCCGACAGCGCGCGCGCCGAGGAGTCCGTCCCCTCGCTGGCAGCCCTGGCCGCCCTCGGTGCCGAGGAACTCGCCGCGGGCCTGCACCGGGCCCTGCCGGGCGGCGAGTCCGGCCAGGTGGCCGTGGCCGCCTTCAACTCCTCCATCTGA